Genomic DNA from Planctomicrobium piriforme:
CGATTTCGCCGTCGAGTTCCGCCTTGGGGACCAGAGCCGCGACCGAGTCGACCACGATAATGTCGACCGCGTTCGACTTGATCAGCATTTCTGCAATCTGCAGTCCTTCTTCGCCGTAACTCGGCTGGCTGACAAGCAGTTCTTCCAGATTGACACCGAGCTTCCGGGCCCAGGCGGGGTCCAAAGCATGTTCCGCATCGATAAACGCCGCAATCCCCCCCTTGCGCTGGGCATCAGCCACGGCGTGCAGGGCGAGTGTCGTTTTTCCGCTCGATTCCGGGCCAAACAGCTCAATGATGCGGCCGCGGGGAAATCCGGAGCCTCCCAAGGCCAGGTCCAGGGAAAGCGCTCCCGTCGAGATGCCGTCGATCGCGGCTCCCGACGTTTCGTTCAGGCGCATGATCGAGCCTTCGCCGAACGTCTTGTGAATCTGCCCGAGCGCGTTCTGCAACACGCCGTCCGATTCCTTGGAACCACCGGTATCGGACTTCTTTGCAACTTTCGACTTGGCCATGTTTCTTCCTTAAAGACGATCAATCCTGAAAGCGGTCGATCCGACCCGTGCGGCCCGACTGAAGCCATCCCCCCCTTTTGACAATGCATTCAGGGGGCGGCGGCGAACTGTCCCGTTCCGATGCGGCGGCGACAGATAGTGAACATCGGAACACACTATAGCAATCCTGCACTCTCTTTCAATTGATCTTTTCCGTCGATTCAGCCGGCAGAATCAAATCCGTCAGGCTCACCGTTTCCGAATTCTGGCGTCAAGGACGGTTGAGACCGCTCCAATGGTCCGGTAGACTCCCTGATCTGTTTTTTGGGGGCGGAGTTAGGTCGAACGCGAACGCCGGCAACGTGGCCGGTGTCAGGCCGCCAGGAGCCAGCCGGTTGGCTCCTGGATGGAATCGGGCCTGTGCTCATCTGATTTTGTCGCGCAGGGGCGTCGGCAAAACGGCTTTCATCAGCCAGCAGTCATGAGTCGCGGTCTACCCACGGTTTCACCAGACTGGTCCCACTGAAAACAGTGTCGCCTCAATTTCAACTGCAGATCAATTGCCAGCCTGCTGGCAGGAATCCGACGTCATGAGACACATTCTCTCCGCACTTGTGATGAACCAGCCAGGCGTGCTGGCGCATATCTCCGGCATGATGGCCTCCCGCGCCTTCAACATCGACAGCCTCGCTGTCGGGCCGACCGAGAACCCCGATTTCTCCCGCATGACTTTCGTCGTCAACGGCGGCGACCGCGTCCTCGATCAGGTGCGCAAGCAGCTTGAGAAAATCGTCACCGTGGTCCAGGTGGTCGATTACATGAACGAAGACTACGTCGAACGCGATCTGATGTTGATCAAAGTTCATACCGCTTCGTCCGAGGTCCGCAGCCAGTTGAAAGAACTCGTTGACATTTTCCGTGCCCGGATTGTCGACGTCGGCAACGAACAGCTGATGATCGAAATCTCGGGGCAGGAAAAGAAGATCGAAGCGTTCATCGACGCGGTTCGCCCGTTCGGGATTCTCGAAATGGCCCGCACCGGCCGCATCGCCCTCGCCCGCAAGGCCAACATGTCGGCCGAAGTCGCCGTGGGCGACCCAACGCACGCCAGCGACCTGACGGAACAACAGGCGTAAGGAGTCCAGAGTCGAGTGTCCAGAGTCCAGAGCCAGAAAAATGCTGGCGACTTTCGCTAAACTCTCATCGCTCAACGACTTCTTGCTGAAAACCAATTACTGATAACCCATTGCTGAATGCTGAAAGCTGACAGCTTCCCTACTCTTAAAGGCTCCATCACGATGCCGGTTACGATTTACTACGACGACGATGCCGATCTCTCGCTGCTGAAGAACAAGACGATTGCCATTCTCGGTTACGGCAGCCAGGGTCATGCCCAGGCTCAGAACCTGCGGGACAGCGGCTGCAACGTCATCATCGGCCAGCGTAAGGGGAGCCCCAACTACGACCTCGCAGTCAGCCACGGCTTCAAGCCGGTCTCCGCCGCCGAAGCCGCCGAAGCAGGCGACCTCATCAACATCCTGCTGCCAGACGAAGTCCAGGGAGACGTTTACAAGGCAGACGTCAAACCGAACCTGAAGCCAGGCAACCTGCTGCTCTGCTCGCACGGGTTCAACATTCACTTCGGTCAGGTCACTCCGCCAGAAGGCGTCGATGCCGCACTGGTCGCCCCCAAGGGCCCCGGCCATCTCGTCCGCAGCGAATACGTCAAAGGCGGCGGCGTTCCCTCGCTGATCGCTCTCTACCCGGGCGCATCGGAAAACGCCAAGAAGCTGGCCCTGGCTTATGCCAAGGGGATCGGCGGAACCCGCGGCGGCGTGATTGAAACGACCTTCGCTGAAGAAACCGAAACCGACCTGTTCGGCGAACAAGTGGTGCTCTGCGGCGGCGTGAGCGCCCTCGTCAAGGCCGGCTTCGAAACCCTCGTCGAAGCCGGTTACCAGCCGGAAATGGCCTACTTCGAGTGTATGCACGAACTGAAGCTGATCGTCGACCTGTTCTATCAGGGCGGCTTGAACTACATGCGTTACAGCGTGTCGAACACCGCTGAATACGGCGACTACACCCGCGGCCCGCGGATCGTCACCGAAGAAACGAAGAAGGAAATGAAGAAGATTCTGGAAGAGATCCAGAGCGGCAAGTTCGCCCGTGACTGGCTGCTGGAAAACAAGGTGAACCAGGCCAGCTTCAAAGCCATCCGCCGCCGCGAACGCACCCACCAGATCGAAAAGGTCGGCCGCGAACTGCGAAGCATGATGACCTGGATCGATTCGAAAGAGGTTTAGGCTTGAGACCTGAGGCGTGAGGCTTGAGGAAATAAATTACCTCAACCGGCCCGATTGAATTTCGAACGCCTTGCACTGCATGATTGCGGTGCAAGGCGTTTTTCTTTGAAGGATCGGTCGGCATGTTCAAGCGTTTGCTCGGAACGATTCTCATCGGTGCGTTTGGCAGCCTGACGTGGCTGCTCGTCGCTCCGACTTCTCTGAGTCAGGACGCGAAGCCGCCGAAGCGGAGCATGGCTCCGTTCGACCGGTCTCTCTTCGACAGAAAAGATCTCGTTTTCGGATCGGAAATTGGCGCGTGGGATCAGGATGGCGGGACGGCACTAAAGAATCCCCAGGACCGCTCCCACATCCGCGACGCCCGAATTCGCATCATCCGGTGGGGCCTGTGGGCGAAATTCGAGTACATGCAGGAAGGCGGGTCGACGCCGCGGCAGACTCTGGCGCGTTTCAATGAGGTCGTGGACGGCATTGCCGACGTGGGTGCGATTCCCTGCATCAAGCTGCCTCCGATCTGGCCGAAGCAGGGAGACGCTGCAATTGATGCGTGGAACATCGGCTGGCTCAAGGAGATCGTCAAAAACGCCGGGAAGCGCGTTCCGCTCTACGAGTTTGCGAACGAACCAGACTGGTATCAGAAGTGGGACGCAGCGACTTATTCCGCCCACTGGAAACGAGTCGTGCCAGAGCTGAAAAAGTATGCGCGGAGCCAGGGATTTGAGATCTTTGTCGGG
This window encodes:
- the ilvC gene encoding ketol-acid reductoisomerase, whose protein sequence is MPVTIYYDDDADLSLLKNKTIAILGYGSQGHAQAQNLRDSGCNVIIGQRKGSPNYDLAVSHGFKPVSAAEAAEAGDLINILLPDEVQGDVYKADVKPNLKPGNLLLCSHGFNIHFGQVTPPEGVDAALVAPKGPGHLVRSEYVKGGGVPSLIALYPGASENAKKLALAYAKGIGGTRGGVIETTFAEETETDLFGEQVVLCGGVSALVKAGFETLVEAGYQPEMAYFECMHELKLIVDLFYQGGLNYMRYSVSNTAEYGDYTRGPRIVTEETKKEMKKILEEIQSGKFARDWLLENKVNQASFKAIRRRERTHQIEKVGRELRSMMTWIDSKEV
- the ilvN gene encoding acetolactate synthase small subunit, producing the protein MRHILSALVMNQPGVLAHISGMMASRAFNIDSLAVGPTENPDFSRMTFVVNGGDRVLDQVRKQLEKIVTVVQVVDYMNEDYVERDLMLIKVHTASSEVRSQLKELVDIFRARIVDVGNEQLMIEISGQEKKIEAFIDAVRPFGILEMARTGRIALARKANMSAEVAVGDPTHASDLTEQQA
- a CDS encoding glycoside hydrolase family protein codes for the protein MFKRLLGTILIGAFGSLTWLLVAPTSLSQDAKPPKRSMAPFDRSLFDRKDLVFGSEIGAWDQDGGTALKNPQDRSHIRDARIRIIRWGLWAKFEYMQEGGSTPRQTLARFNEVVDGIADVGAIPCIKLPPIWPKQGDAAIDAWNIGWLKEIVKNAGKRVPLYEFANEPDWYQKWDAATYSAHWKRVVPELKKYARSQGFEIFVGGPAMANSYPQNVAYLEEFLKQTAAAYRESGNRDVVPDFVSSHTYLTEKENSTPASMLARIDAWGNFYDQVRRAIDSAYQGLNDPSGKPLAPQIKIADSEFNYTINNKNTLAEDQAYADAYVQAMYRMLRRHDVWMANIFTIASHKGGALDLLNADGSPKPLYKSFKAVSLSDPFNAPRVQK